In a single window of the Cucumis melo cultivar AY chromosome 11, USDA_Cmelo_AY_1.0, whole genome shotgun sequence genome:
- the LOC103497417 gene encoding uncharacterized protein LOC103497417, which yields MDRKLVVLGIPWDVDTEGLREYMSKFGELEDCIVMKERSTGRSRGFGYVTFATDEDAKNALSSEHFLGNRMMEVKVATPKEEMRAPPKRVTRIFVARISQTVTEAAFRSHFEKYGEITDLYMPKDQGSKTHRGIGFITFASSDSVENLMADTHELGGSTVVVDRATPKDDDFRPIGKMPQGGGGGGYGAYNAYISAATRYAALGAPTLYDHPGSVYGRREFRGMGKKIFVGRLPQEASADDLRQYFGRFGRILDVYVPKDPKRSGHRGFGFVTFAEDGVADRVSRRSHEICGQQVAIDSATPLDDAGAGAGASGASGTFMMNSAADSFGGYVGPMRTYGRMYGSLDFDDWGYGIGGGRPSRADWRYRPY from the exons ATGGATCGGAAGCTGGTG GTTCTTGGTATTCCATGGGACGTCGATACAGAAGGGCTGAGAGAATACATGAGCAAATTTGGGGAGTTGGAGGATTGTATTGTTATGAAG gAGAGGTCAACTGGTCGGTCTCGTGGTTTTGGATACGTGACATTTGCAACCGATGAAGATGCTAAG AATGCACTGTCAAGTGAGCACTTTCTTGGCAACAGAATGATGGAAGTTAAAGTTGCCACACCTAAA GAGGAGATGAGAGCACCTCCTAAGAGAGTCACAAGGATTTTTGTAGCAAGAATCTCACAAACTGTGACCGAGGCTGCCTTTCGCAG TCATTTTGAGAAATATGGAGAGATAACAGATCTTTACATGCCAAAG GACCAGGGATCAAAAACCCATCGTGGAATAGGTTTCATCACTTTTGCAAGTTCAG ATTCTGTGGAAAATTTGATGGCTGATACTCATGAATTAGGAGGTTCTACTGTGGTTGTTGATAGAGCGACCCCCAAG GATGATGATTTCAGGCCCATAGGGAAAATGCCGCAGGGGGGTGGTGGGGGTGGATATGGTGCATACAATGCTTATATTTCTGCCGCAACTAGATATGCAGCACTTGGTGCTCCTACCTTATATGACCATCCAGGCTCAGTTTATGGGA GAAGGGAATTTCGAGGGATGGGAAAAAAGATTTTTGTTGGTAGGCTCCCACAAGAAGCATCTGCTGATGATCTTCGCCAGTACTTTGGTAGATTTGGCCGTATACTGGATGTCTATGTTCCAAAG GATCCTAAAAGATCTGGCCATCGAGGTTTTGGTTTTGTAACTTTTGCTGAAGATGGTGTAGCAGATCGTGTATCTCGAAGATCTCATGAGATTTGTGGACAACAG GTTGCTATTGATTCAGCCACTCCTCTTGATGATGCTGGAGCTGGAGCTGGAGCATCTGGAGCCAGTGGAACTTTTATGATGAATAGCGCTGCTGACTCTTTTGGCGGCTATGTGGGGCCTATGAGGACTTATGGAAGGATGTACGGAAGCCTGGACTTCGATGAT TGGGGCTATGGAATTGGTGGTGGAAGACCATCTAGAGCGGACTGGAGGTATCGGCCATACTAG
- the LOC103497416 gene encoding triacylglycerol lipase OBL1-like, which translates to MSTSHDFSNNYVVLVPQEMSFYNLFKMLWSNGIDKMGFVHSQKDREDDYLQNRLMVVFFSLLFQKLLLLFSKLLAKLGSIVEFCLNLVSSNGGLLMLQGKMEIPKAESEKFMSFIGQIDRRVELDSSIKAGDYRYFSSLTVMASKLSYENHAFVKITVQDHWKMELIGFYHFWNDFQEKHTTTAFILQDKTSNPNIILVVFRGTEFFDANAWCTDVDLSWYEFEEMGAIHGGFIKSLGLQRKTGWPKDVKLDPDRRVAYYFIRQKLKELLQLNRGAKFIITGHSLGGALAALFPAVLALHEETWLLNRLHGIYTYGQPRVGNDKFKEFMEKVLHKHGCRYFRFVYSNDIVTRLPTNNPNFMFQHFGTCLYFNSCYKGKEVEEEAVKNYFSFSGLIQHSFVALWELIRSFLIPYIEGPEYTETWLLKAIRLMSVVFPFIFPGLVAHNMQDYVNLTRLGSQSLFINLQDNVIVESYYLSDEDSCYDIELEHEEAIF; encoded by the exons atgagtaCATCCCATGATTTTTCAAACAATTATGTTGTGCTAGTTCCTCAAGAGATGAGTTTCTATAATCTCTTTAAAATGCTATGGAGCAATGGGATTGATAAAATGGGGTTTGTTCATAGCCAAAAGGATAGAGAAGACGATTATCTTCAAAACAGATTGATGGTTgtgtttttctctcttctctttcAAAAACTTCTTCTATTGTTTAGCAAACTACTTGCCAAACTTGGCTCAATTGTTGAGTTTTGCCTCAACTTGGTCTCTTCTAATGGTGGTCTTCTTATGCTTCAAG GGAAGATGGAAATCCCAAAAGCAGAATCAGAGAAGTTCATGTCATTCATTGGACAAATTGACAGAAGAGTGGAACTTGACAGCAGCATTAAGGCTGGAGATTATAGATATTTTTCTTCACTTACTGTTATGGCCTCAAAGCTTTCCTATGAGAATCATGCCTTTGTTAAAATCACTGTCCAAGATCATTGGAAG ATGGAATTGATCGGATTCTATCATTTTTGGAATG ATTTTCAAGAAAAACACACGACAACTGCCTTTATTCTCCAAGATAAAACATCAAATCCAAACATTATCCTCGTTGTCTTTAGAGGAACAGAATTCTTTGATGCAAATGCATGGTGTACGGACGTTGACCTATCCTGGTACGAATTTGAGGAGATGGGTGCAATCCATGGTGGTTTTATCAAATCCCTTGGCTTGCAAAGGAAAACCGGTTGGCCCAAGGATGTAAAACTCGACCCGGACCGACGGGTGGCTTATTACTTCATAAGGCAGAAACTAAAGGAGTTGCTACAACTGAACCGGGGGGCCAAGTTCATCATCACCGGCCATAGCTTAGGCGGTGCTCTTGCTGCTCTGTTTCCTGCTGTTCTTGCTTTACATGAAGAAACATGGCTTTTAAACAG GCTTCATGGGATCTACACTTATGGGCAACCTAGAGTTGGGAATGACAAGTTCAAAGAGTTCATGGAAAAGGTGCTACATAAACATGGTTGTAGATACTTCAGATTTGTTTATAGTAATGACATAGTCACAAGATTGCCCACAAATAATCCAAATTTCATGTTCCAACACTTTGGTACTTGCCTCTACTTTAATAGTTGCTACAAAGGAAAG GAAGTTGAAGAAGAGGCAGTTAAAAACTACTTTTCATTTAGTGGACTGATACAACATTCTTTTGTTGCATTATGGGAGCTAATAAGAAGCTTTTTGATTCCTTACATTGAAGGACCTGAGTACACAGAAACTTGGTTGTTGAAAGCAATTAGACTTATGAGTGTTGTATTCCCATTTATATTCCCAGGTTTAGTAGCTCACAATATGCAAGATTATGTCAATCTAACTAGGTTGGGATCTCAATCTCTCTTTATCAATCTTCAAGATAATGTTATTGTAGAAAGTTATTATTTGTCGGATGAAGATTCGTGTTACGATATCGAACTCGAACACGAAGAGGCAAtcttttaa
- the LOC127144036 gene encoding sister chromatid cohesion protein SCC2-like — protein MDGSRSLKFTFCSRFSTLMQALQNMYDYVLDAEGQMGTDEAGDGAGPDTVESGQSVPVAAGAGDTNICGGIVQLYWERILGRSLDLNGQVRQVALKAIVSLWVGAVISSWCNFITVLYVGHFLLEDDDKFLDKV, from the exons ATGGATGGAAGTAGAAGTTTAAAGTTCACCTTCTGTTCAAGATTCTCAACCTTG ATGCAAGCATTGCAAAATATGTATGATTACGTTCTTGACGCGGAAGGTCAAATGGGAACAGATGAAGCTGGTGATGGAGCTGGCCCTGACACTGTGGAGAGTGGCCAAAGTGTACCTGTTGCTGCTGGTGCCGGAGATACCAACATTTGTGGTGGTATTGTTCAGTTGTATTGGGAAAGGATTCTGGGACGAAGCTTAGATTTAAATGGCCAAGTTCGTCAAGTTGCCCTCAAG GCCATAGTAAGCTTGTGGGTTGGTGCTGTGATTAGTAGCTGGTGCAATTTCATAACTGTCTTGTATGTTG GTCATTTTCTACTAGAGGACGATGATAAGTTTCTAGATAAGGTTTGA